The DNA window TTTGCTTCTTACATAATATATTTTTAATAATTACTTTGACAGGTAGAGTAATGTGAGTTATGATTATTCTATCTAATAGAGTAATTTTCGGTGGTAAGCAGGGAGGGGTTCGTCATTCGAAGTGATATTATTCGTGGACATTTAGAGCCGATTATATTGCGCCTGATTCTGGAAAGAGATCAATATGGCTATGAGATCTCTAAGGAAATCAGTTTACGAACAAAAAATAGATTTCACATAAAAGAAGCCACTTTATATGCTGTGTTTCAAAGGCTTGAACGTAAGGAACTTATCGAATCCTACTATGGTGATATCTCATATGGAGGAAAGCGGAAGTACTATCGTATCACTTCATTAGGCAAAGCCTACCTCAGGGAAACCATTCATGAGTGGCATGAAACTAAGGAAATCATTGATTTGTTTATGGAGGGGTTATAGTGAAGAGAATCAAACAGCATATAGATGAGCTATTCAAGGGTGTACCCAAAAGCGAAAAACGAGAGAAAATCAAGGAAGAAATCGTAGAAAATCTAGAGGAGAAAGTCTTTGATTTAATGGAGCAAGGGAAGGCTGAAGAGGATGCTATTAATAAAGCTCTTGTTGAATTTGGTGATATTGAAGAGATCAAGAAAGAGCTAGGGGAACGACATCCAAAGAAAAATACCTCCAAATATAATTTAGGGTTCTCCTTATGGGGAAGCGCACTAATTATCTTACTATTCGTTTTTATCAACCTTTATTATACGCCTAATCATATTTGGTTTGTATATCCTACATTTGTAGTATTATGGTGGCCTTTATCCTTATTTTATTATTGGCTGCGATCGAGATGAGGAGGTTTCATAAGTGGATAAATCTAAAGTAGGCTTTGTAGTAGCAGGAGGAATCATGACCATTCTCTTTTTATTGGTTGTTAATCTTCTTACTAGCACCCTTTTCATATGGTTTATCTATCCTGCTTTTGGTATTTTGCTGCTGATTATGAATATTGTTT is part of the Bacillus horti genome and encodes:
- a CDS encoding PadR family transcriptional regulator; this encodes MVSREGFVIRSDIIRGHLEPIILRLILERDQYGYEISKEISLRTKNRFHIKEATLYAVFQRLERKELIESYYGDISYGGKRKYYRITSLGKAYLRETIHEWHETKEIIDLFMEGL
- a CDS encoding permease prefix domain 1-containing protein, translated to MKRIKQHIDELFKGVPKSEKREKIKEEIVENLEEKVFDLMEQGKAEEDAINKALVEFGDIEEIKKELGERHPKKNTSKYNLGFSLWGSALIILLFVFINLYYTPNHIWFVYPTFVVLWWPLSLFYYWLRSR